A segment of the Odoribacter splanchnicus DSM 20712 genome:
ACAAGCCGTGAATGCGCAAATGCTGCATATCATAAGCATCATTATCCGAATTTTTTTCATAACATTTAGATTTTAGAAATTAATAATATAGATAAATTGAACACTTAAAACTTACCATTCTCTATAGGTTACGTCGACAATACGGGCAAAACCGTCGTAGACTTCCGGTTCCACTCCTGAAAAATCTCCGCTCATTTCCGTGTCGTTATATATCCGGAGGATACCTTCCTCACCCCGTAGGCTTCCGATGATCAGATTGTACGAACGGGAGTCACTGGTATTTTTGCGGAATAGATTGAATTTCAGGCGGGTGATTTCCTCTCCTCCCGGTAATGTAAACTGCACTTTTGCCTGCAACGGTTTCGTGGAAAGGTCTACCTGGTAGAGGGTACCGCCCACGGCATAGTACATACAGTTTTTCAGTGAACTGAAAGCGAAGAGGTCTGTCACCTTTGTTATATCGGTACATTCCGACAAGTCGCCATAATAAGCCTTCCCAAGCGCGTTAGGACAACTACTCCACGATTGAGGGACTATGTCGCCTAGCTGGATGCCGTAAAGGTAGCGTTTGTCGCCGTCTGCCAGTACTGTATAGGTTACTGCCATTTGCCCGCTACCCGGGTCATATCGGGTGTTCTCCATGTACACGTAGTCTAGTCCGGTGGGAAATTCATCAAATGCCGAACCCGTAACTCCTCCCGTCGTCGCTTGCATGTCTTCCATCAGTTCTGCCATTTCATTCATCTCCCGCAAAGGTTCCTGATTGTTCAGGTCTGAGGAAGCTAAAGTTTGTCCGTATCCCATGAAGCGTTTGTTGTCGATATCGTATATCATCACCAGGGGAGCGAGGATCATGTTGCCTGCAACATTGCTGCCTGCCATGGGGGCTACCCGGAAATCTTTGTTTATGGGAGAACTGAAAAGTCCGAGAATCTCACCCATATTGCTCGCATAGTGGAAATCCGTCCCGGCAACCATCATTTTGGCATTGACCGTGGGTATTATTTCATGTGGGCTTACTGCTTGTCCGTTCCCCATCTCGTAACGTATATTGTATTCTTCCGTCCAGGCAAAACCGTCACTGCTCAAGCGGGTTGCTCCGTCATCCGTCAGCAAGTAGAAAGGCGATCCGGTTTCGGCGAGGTCTTCCAGTTGCTGGATACGCCGTGGGCCGTTTAATTCCGGCATATCCTGGCTGGATAATAAGTCCCTGTAAGTTTCTCCCGTGACCATGGATATCATGTCCAGTCGTGTCCGACCGTTGTCGGAGCACAACACCATCCAGCCCTCGGAAGTGGTTTGGGTGACTTCCAGTTCGTAAGTCTGTTGCCAGAACAAACCGCTTGTACGGTTGGTTATCGTGAAAT
Coding sequences within it:
- a CDS encoding PKD-like family lipoprotein, which codes for MRKGLLYTACWIFLLISCAEDLGNYDYRELSSPVVTGIDEKIPVRKFERLQLTPQIEGEQFTEEDYQFEWKVIPQADAVTATVIGNERILDYEVVLAEGTYTLYFTITNRTSGLFWQQTYELEVTQTTSEGWMVLCSDNGRTRLDMISMVTGETYRDLLSSQDMPELNGPRRIQQLEDLAETGSPFYLLTDDGATRLSSDGFAWTEEYNIRYEMGNGQAVSPHEIIPTVNAKMMVAGTDFHYASNMGEILGLFSSPINKDFRVAPMAGSNVAGNMILAPLVMIYDIDNKRFMGYGQTLASSDLNNQEPLREMNEMAELMEDMQATTGGVTGSAFDEFPTGLDYVYMENTRYDPGSGQMAVTYTVLADGDKRYLYGIQLGDIVPQSWSSCPNALGKAYYGDLSECTDITKVTDLFAFSSLKNCMYYAVGGTLYQVDLSTKPLQAKVQFTLPGGEEITRLKFNLFRKNTSDSRSYNLIIGSLRGEEGILRIYNDTEMSGDFSGVEPEVYDGFARIVDVTYREW